The genomic segment CGACACTTCACTCGAAGAAGATATAGTATCTAATGTATCTCAGCCTGTCCAGAAGGTAAATTTGTTTCTATGTTGGAAAATATGATGAATTTGATTACACAACTTGTGATAAATTTGATTGGAAATGCTTCTGGCTTCAGATCCTTACCAACGTTAAAGAACATCATTCtggtttttggatcaaaaacTGTTTCTTTTATGTACAATGGTTGTTTGCTTCGAAGCTGTGCTCAATAACTTTCCAAAGAACTTCTATCTAAAAAGTTATAGTTTTTAGTGGTGTGGTTCAACTCAAGTTGTATAGTAGCTCATGTATCTGGTTTTGATTCATCTTCCACATATGCTACCACAAAGAACAGTAGATGAAGTTGTTACTGCCTAACAATGTCTTTTCGACCATATGCCACATAGGCCTCGTATAGGTCGGCATATGCAATGGCTGACGACTGACAATGGTACCTCGAAAGGGGTTAAACAGTTCCACTTTGTTTATAAGATGACATGTTACCAAAGAGGAATCCTGAGATAACCTTTAGAACTCTCTTGAATCTTGCATCAAAccatttaaaaattacattagaTCAAAAGTAACATAATCAATCATACTTCAACTTGTCTATTCTGTCCATTCTAACTCTTCTAATATACGGTTATTGAAAAGATATTGGTGAGTTTAGTGAGGTCATACAGACACGACAAAGAAGTGGTTGATTCAACTTTAGCCAAACTGGAGGCAGCAAAACTACATGATGCTATTGTAGCAAAAAAGCTTGACGACGAGGAGCTTGTGCTTGTGCTCAGCATAAGGAATATGTTTCAGCTCAAAGAAACTTTCAAGTGTTACAAGGATAATTATGGGAAATCAATAGACCAGGTTTAgcattttaatcatattatttaAGTCAATATGAGCGCCGTTTTTACAATTTTCTTTCTTCACAGGACATAATGGCTTGTGGAAAAGGCATTTTGGAATCTATTGTGAAAGTAGCCATTTGGTGCATAGATACACCGGAAAAGCACTTTGCCGAGGTGAATCATAAACATCAAATTTCTGCTTTTTACTTTGAAGTTTTTTCCAAAAACAACCAGTTTGTTATATATCaaacaatatattttgaatCGAAGAGAAATTGGTAGAGTTTAAGAGCATACTGTATGCCTCTATGATCAAATTTTATTTCTACCACTTTAAATTCCAACACATCACGGCTGACCTGATACGGAAACTCCTCCCAGGTTATTAGAGCCTCAATAGTGGGGCTCGGAACCGATGAAGATTCGCTGAGCAGAGCCATCGTTAGTCGAGCAGAAATCGATTTGATGAAAGTCAGGGGAGAATATTTCGAAGCAAACAGATCGAGTATGGACAATGCAGTGATTAACGACACTTCTGGGGACTACAAGGACTTCTTGATGACTTTGCTTGGTGCAAATATCTGATTATTTCCAAGTAAAACGTATATTCTCGTGCAATAAGTGAATTGATTTCTTTGCAAGAGGATTCAAATTAAAATGCTCGATGTGGATTATTAGGTAGTTGAAGGCAGTAAAATTATATTGGATTTGGTGGGAATTGGCACTCTTGTTGCTATAAAAAGTTGTAGAtggttgaaaaaaatattagtttttattttatgtcTACATGTTTTTCTTGGAAAACAGTAAATAGGTGATGGCCGTTTGTTTGTGAAAATGAGAAATCTTCAGCTTGTTTCCCTGTTGGTTCTgtcatattaattaaattctataTATCATC from the Primulina tabacum isolate GXHZ01 chromosome 8, ASM2559414v2, whole genome shotgun sequence genome contains:
- the LOC142553723 gene encoding annexin D3: MATIRIPEVVPSPAQDSEKLKKAFQGYGTDEKEIIRILGRRNASQRKEIRDTYQQLYNKSLIDVLFSELSGDFRKAVILWAYDPAERDARLANEALKSKRKSIAELQVIVEIACAASPHHLVAVRKAYCSLFDTSLEEDIVSNVSQPVQKILVSLVRSYRHDKEVVDSTLAKLEAAKLHDAIVAKKLDDEELVLVLSIRNMFQLKETFKCYKDNYGKSIDQDIMACGKGILESIVKVAIWCIDTPEKHFAEVIRASIVGLGTDEDSLSRAIVSRAEIDLMKVRGEYFEANRSSMDNAVINDTSGDYKDFLMTLLGANI